The Deltaproteobacteria bacterium genome has a segment encoding these proteins:
- the hypB gene encoding hydrogenase nickel incorporation protein HypB yields MKVSVVKNILEANERIAQENRAIFDEKDLLVVNLMSSPGAGKTSLLEKTIGALKDEIRMGVIEGDIQSSQDAERIAAMGIPAVQINTGGACHLDGNMIRDTFKEFDFDALDLLVVENVGNLVCPAEFKVGEDFKAMILSVAEGDDKPAKYPLMFHESEVLLVNKIDLLPYVDCSVEKIREEALKINPGLSIFEISCRTEEGLSAWYDWLREKVKARGSARKQQ; encoded by the coding sequence ATGAAGGTATCGGTGGTAAAGAATATATTGGAGGCCAATGAGCGCATTGCTCAGGAGAACAGGGCAATATTTGACGAAAAGGATCTCCTGGTGGTTAATCTGATGAGTTCCCCTGGGGCGGGAAAGACCAGCCTTCTGGAAAAGACGATCGGCGCCCTCAAGGACGAAATTCGGATGGGGGTCATTGAAGGAGACATCCAATCATCTCAGGATGCCGAGCGAATCGCGGCAATGGGGATCCCGGCCGTGCAGATCAATACCGGAGGCGCCTGCCACCTCGACGGGAACATGATCCGAGATACCTTCAAGGAGTTTGATTTTGACGCCCTCGATCTTCTTGTGGTTGAGAACGTGGGCAATCTTGTCTGTCCGGCGGAATTCAAGGTTGGAGAAGATTTCAAGGCCATGATCCTGAGCGTGGCCGAGGGGGACGACAAGCCGGCCAAGTACCCTCTCATGTTTCACGAATCAGAGGTCCTTCTGGTGAACAAAATTGACCTTCTCCCCTATGTGGACTGCTCGGTTGAAAAGATTCGGGAGGAGGCCTTGAAGATAAACCCGGGTCTCTCTATTTTCGAGATCTCCTGCAGGACAGAAGAGGGTCTGTCGGCCTGGTATGACTGGCTCCGAGAGAAGGTGAAGGCCCGGGGGTCGGCGCGGAAACAGCAATGA
- the hypF gene encoding carbamoyltransferase HypF has product MNKRSRGAIQGIVQGVGFRPFVYRLAARHGLSGYVANSPVGVEIEVEGAEADIRMFARAVATEHPPLAYIADVRWEEIAPKNEVAFTIIQSREGPERSALISPDVCICPDCLSELRDPLNRRFGYPFINCTNCGPRYTIIEDVPYDRPATTMRKFAMCRACQEEYDNPVDRRFHAQPNACWECGPKTSLHDRDGNAISCEDPVAACISLLQEGAILAVKGLGGFHLVADASNHAAVAGLRKRKHREEKPLAVMVRDMNAAFEIAHVNDQEAGLLGSRQRPVVLLKKRRSHGLSSLVAPRNRYLGVMLPYTPLHYLLMDGPFRALLMTSGNMTEEPICIDNKTAVNRLKGVADYFLTHNRDIYLRSDDSVLRVVDGISRQIRRSRGYVPIPIFLPDELKMLPPVLAVGAELKNTICLTKKNRAFLSQHIGDMENLETFDFFSLTVSHLSRILEVEPEVVACDLHPDYLSTRFARGQKERPVVAVQHHHAHIVSCMAEHGLRGPVIGVAMDGTGLGLDGHIWGGEVIVSDLTSFNRKAQLEYVPLPGGDAAAKNPWRMALIYLYKSYGEDLFDLSIPFVRDLNPPEASIVLRMALKGINSPLTSSCGRLFDAVSALLGLRRTIAYEGQAAVELEMAQSGTDEGVYPWEVSPEGCGWIIKTAGIIHGIVQDMENGEGRGVMARRFHNTLIRMLRDVCLMMREETGIQQIAASGGVFQNATLLTGLTRVLEAEGFSVYTHARVPANDGGICLGQAVCAGLRHLGLKGAFEDSNEIYG; this is encoded by the coding sequence ATGAACAAACGGTCCAGAGGGGCTATCCAGGGCATTGTCCAGGGGGTTGGTTTTCGCCCTTTTGTCTACCGTCTCGCCGCAAGGCACGGCCTGAGCGGGTATGTCGCCAATTCGCCTGTCGGGGTGGAGATAGAGGTTGAGGGCGCTGAAGCGGACATCCGGATGTTTGCCCGCGCCGTGGCGACCGAGCATCCCCCTCTGGCCTACATCGCCGATGTCCGATGGGAAGAGATCGCGCCGAAAAATGAGGTGGCGTTTACCATCATCCAAAGCCGGGAAGGGCCGGAACGATCGGCCCTCATCTCCCCTGATGTCTGCATCTGTCCCGACTGCCTCTCGGAACTGCGGGACCCGCTGAACCGGCGGTTCGGATATCCCTTCATCAACTGCACCAACTGCGGCCCCCGATATACCATTATTGAAGATGTCCCGTATGACCGGCCCGCCACCACCATGCGGAAATTTGCCATGTGCCGCGCCTGTCAGGAGGAATATGATAATCCTGTTGACCGGCGGTTTCATGCCCAGCCCAATGCCTGCTGGGAGTGCGGTCCGAAGACCTCGCTTCACGACAGAGACGGCAATGCCATTTCCTGCGAGGACCCCGTTGCCGCGTGCATATCCCTCCTTCAGGAAGGGGCCATCCTTGCCGTTAAGGGGCTGGGGGGATTCCATCTGGTGGCGGATGCATCCAACCACGCGGCCGTGGCCGGACTCCGAAAAAGAAAACACCGGGAAGAAAAACCATTGGCCGTCATGGTCAGGGATATGAATGCCGCCTTCGAGATTGCCCATGTCAATGACCAGGAGGCCGGACTCCTGGGTTCCCGGCAGCGCCCTGTGGTCCTTCTGAAAAAACGGCGGTCCCATGGCCTATCTTCCTTGGTTGCCCCGAGGAACAGGTATCTGGGCGTGATGCTGCCCTATACGCCGCTCCATTATCTGTTGATGGACGGCCCGTTCAGGGCCCTGCTCATGACCAGCGGGAATATGACGGAAGAACCGATCTGCATCGACAATAAGACGGCGGTCAATCGTCTCAAAGGAGTTGCCGATTACTTCCTGACCCACAATCGCGATATCTATCTCAGGAGCGATGACTCGGTCCTGAGGGTGGTGGACGGGATCTCAAGACAGATTCGTCGTTCCAGGGGATATGTGCCGATACCGATTTTTTTGCCGGACGAGTTGAAAATGCTCCCCCCTGTTCTGGCAGTGGGGGCGGAACTCAAAAATACGATCTGTCTGACCAAGAAAAACCGTGCATTCTTGAGCCAGCATATCGGAGATATGGAGAATCTGGAGACCTTTGACTTTTTCTCTCTGACCGTGTCCCATCTGAGTCGCATACTGGAGGTCGAACCCGAGGTAGTGGCCTGTGATCTTCACCCTGATTACCTCAGCACCCGGTTCGCACGGGGCCAAAAGGAGCGCCCTGTCGTCGCGGTACAGCATCATCATGCCCATATCGTCAGTTGCATGGCGGAACACGGTCTCAGGGGACCGGTCATCGGGGTGGCGATGGACGGGACCGGACTGGGCCTGGACGGCCATATCTGGGGAGGAGAGGTCATCGTCTCCGATTTAACCTCGTTCAACCGAAAGGCGCAACTTGAGTATGTCCCCCTCCCCGGCGGGGACGCCGCCGCCAAGAACCCCTGGCGCATGGCCCTTATCTATCTTTACAAGTCCTATGGCGAGGACCTCTTCGATCTTTCCATCCCCTTTGTCCGGGATCTCAATCCACCGGAGGCTTCCATCGTCCTCCGGATGGCGCTGAAGGGGATCAATTCACCCTTGACCTCCAGTTGCGGAAGGCTGTTTGATGCAGTCTCCGCCTTATTGGGCTTGAGGCGGACCATCGCTTACGAGGGCCAGGCGGCCGTGGAACTTGAAATGGCACAATCCGGCACAGATGAAGGGGTTTACCCCTGGGAGGTAAGTCCGGAAGGGTGCGGCTGGATAATAAAGACCGCCGGAATCATTCACGGCATTGTTCAGGATATGGAGAACGGAGAGGGGAGGGGGGTCATGGCCCGGCGGTTTCACAACACCCTCATCCGAATGCTGAGAGACGTCTGCCTTATGATGAGGGAAGAAACCGGGATCCAACAGATCGCGGCCAGCGGCGGCGTGTTTCAGAACGCCACCCTCCTCACCGGCCTGACCAGGGTGCTTGAGGCCGAAGGCTTCAGCGTATATACCCATGCCAGGGTGCCGGCCAATGACGGGGGGATATGCCTCGGCCAGGCCGTCTGCGCCGGACTGAGACATCTCGGCCTTAAAGGGGCATTTGAGGACAGCAATGAAATATATGGATGA
- the hypD gene encoding hydrogenase formation protein HypD, whose protein sequence is MKYMDEYRDRDVAKALSEKIREVSQRPVRFMEICGTHTMAIFRHGIRSLLPEHIQLVSGPGCPVCVTAMEEIDRAVKLARIPGVLVTTFGDMLRVPGSLSSLKNEQANGAAVKMVYSTIDALRLAIDTPDREVVFLGIGFETTAPTVAAAIKTAHEQGQKNFSVLSAHKLLPPAMDALLSAGNLAIDGFICPGHVTTIIGTASYEKVAERYHIPCVVTGFEPVDILEGILMLVKQVEEQRATVQIQYGRGASPEGNQAALHLMDEVFEPCDSPWRGLGNIPRSGLAIRKRYSLCDARSRFDIAVPPASEPAGCRCAEILRGAVRPTDCRLFRKACTPRTPIGPCMVSSEGTCAAYFKYHDDDEEG, encoded by the coding sequence ATGAAATATATGGATGAATACCGGGACAGGGATGTGGCAAAGGCCCTCTCCGAAAAGATCCGGGAGGTTTCGCAACGACCGGTCCGGTTTATGGAGATCTGCGGGACCCATACCATGGCCATTTTCAGGCACGGGATCCGCAGTCTTTTGCCGGAGCACATCCAATTGGTCTCAGGACCCGGATGTCCGGTCTGCGTGACGGCCATGGAGGAGATAGACAGGGCGGTCAAACTGGCACGGATTCCCGGAGTCCTGGTGACCACCTTCGGAGATATGCTCAGGGTTCCCGGAAGCTTATCCTCCTTGAAAAATGAACAGGCCAATGGCGCCGCCGTCAAGATGGTGTATTCCACCATCGATGCCCTCAGACTTGCGATCGACACCCCCGATCGTGAGGTGGTGTTCTTAGGGATAGGATTTGAGACGACGGCGCCCACGGTTGCCGCCGCCATCAAGACGGCTCATGAACAGGGGCAAAAGAACTTCTCGGTGCTTTCCGCCCACAAGCTCCTCCCTCCGGCCATGGATGCGCTCCTGTCGGCGGGGAACCTTGCCATAGACGGCTTTATCTGCCCCGGCCATGTCACCACCATTATCGGCACCGCCTCTTATGAAAAGGTGGCGGAGCGATATCATATCCCGTGCGTGGTGACCGGATTTGAACCGGTGGATATCCTGGAGGGGATCCTCATGCTGGTGAAACAGGTGGAGGAGCAAAGGGCGACGGTACAGATCCAGTACGGCCGCGGGGCGAGCCCGGAAGGAAATCAGGCGGCCCTCCACCTGATGGATGAGGTGTTCGAACCCTGTGATTCCCCGTGGCGGGGCCTGGGCAACATACCCCGAAGCGGTCTGGCGATTCGAAAGCGCTATTCGCTCTGCGACGCCCGAAGCCGATTCGACATCGCCGTGCCGCCGGCCAGCGAACCTGCGGGATGTCGTTGCGCGGAAATCCTGAGGGGTGCGGTCCGCCCTACGGATTGCAGGCTCTTCCGAAAGGCCTGTACCCCTCGTACGCCGATCGGTCCCTGCATGGTTTCGAGCGAGGGGACATGCGCGGCCTATTTCAAATACCATGACGACGACGAAGAAGGATGA